From the genome of Pectobacterium atrosepticum:
GAGCGGAACGACCAACTGATGGAAAACAAAATTCCCTTCTGACGGCAAGTACGGCAATTTCAGGTCATCTAGCGCCTTCAACAAGATTTGACGCGACACATCATTACTCTTTTTACTGTAGGTAATAAATGCCGAGTCGTTCATGGACGCCAGTGCGGCATCCACGCCGCTAAAGTTAATTTTTTCACCCGCGACATACCGTCCCATCAACGCAATCACGGTGGGATGCGCAACGGCATACCCAACGCGCATACCGGCCATCGCGTGTATTTTGGAAAAGGTTTTGAGCAGAATAATATTTTCTGCGCCTTGAGTAATCATCGGCGAAATAGAGCGAAAACGTGGGTCATTGACGAATTCGGCGTAGGCTTCATCGACGATAAACATCGTATTGGCAGGCTTGCTGGCAATCCACGGTTCGATTAAATCCGCAGGCGTAATCGTGCCCGTTGGGTTGTTAGGATTGACCAGATAAACAATGGAAGGGCCACTGTAACCCGCAACGGCCGCTTTTAGCCCTTCAATATCGAACGCCCAGTTGTCGAGCATTTTGACTTTTGTGACTTTCATTCCGGCAATTTTGGCAAAGTGCTCGCCGTCACCGTAGGTTAATTCAGGAATGACCAGTTGCGCATCCAACGATGCGTAGGCTTCAATCGCTGCCCGGATGCCCTCGGATGAGCCTGCCGTCAGCAAAATGGAAGGGGCCTCCACCTGATGATGCGCTGCCAGTTTATTGCCAAGCATCAAAATTTCATTCTTTGCGTAGCGGTTGGCTTTCACCACCGCATCACGTGCGGCGGCTTGCGCCTTGGGTGACATCCCCAGTGGATTCTCATTGAAGTTAATACGGATTGGGTTATCGGCCGACGGTGCGGTAAATGCTGCGCTCTCAGGCTGTGTCTCGGCAAACACTCGCGAACTTAATCCTGTGGTTACCGCAGCCGTCCCCAGCAAGGCGCCAGAAAGTTTTAATAATGCTCTGCGTTTCGGGTTTAACACGTCGCTTTCATTGATTAAAAAATTCATCAA
Proteins encoded in this window:
- a CDS encoding aminotransferase class I/II-fold pyridoxal phosphate-dependent enzyme gives rise to the protein MNFLINESDVLNPKRRALLKLSGALLGTAAVTTGLSSRVFAETQPESAAFTAPSADNPIRINFNENPLGMSPKAQAAARDAVVKANRYAKNEILMLGNKLAAHHQVEAPSILLTAGSSEGIRAAIEAYASLDAQLVIPELTYGDGEHFAKIAGMKVTKVKMLDNWAFDIEGLKAAVAGYSGPSIVYLVNPNNPTGTITPADLIEPWIASKPANTMFIVDEAYAEFVNDPRFRSISPMITQGAENIILLKTFSKIHAMAGMRVGYAVAHPTVIALMGRYVAGEKINFSGVDAALASMNDSAFITYSKKSNDVSRQILLKALDDLKLPYLPSEGNFVFHQLVVPLKDYQKHMADAGVLIGRAFPPADNWCRISLGTPQEMQWVADTMREFRNKNWI